The Peptococcus niger nucleotide sequence TGGTTACAGCTTGTGGCAACCAGGCCAGTCAACAGGCCAAAGATGATGACCAGGGGTCTGCTTCAGCGAAAACAGAACAAAGCGATACGAATAAGGCAGGCCAGGCCGGTGAAAAGGATATCACCCAGGCTCAGGCCAGCAAAGAGGCCGCCTTTGACAAGTTTAAAGAACTCCACGCCGACATGGACTTGACTCAGTTTGCACTTTCCTATGAGAATGGCCGCCTGGTCTATGGTTTGGAAGGGCAAATGGAGGGTCAAGAGGCTGAGCTGGTCTTAGACGCCAATGACCTGTCTGTCATTAAAGATGATTTAGACAAGGATGACGATACAAATGTCGATCCTGTTATTAGCAAGGATATGCTCGATAAGATTGATGCCCTGGTTGATAAGGCTGTTAAAGACAGAGATGGGGCCTATGCCATCGGCTACAGCCTGTCCCACGATGATGGCCTTTGGGTTTTAGAAGTTGAAAGCAAGGACCAAAGTAAGCAGGAAGTGGAATATAAGTACAACCTGGAGACAGGTGACCTGATTGAAAAGGATGCCTGATTTTCTGGCCTTGCAAGAAGCAAAGGGCTTAGAGCGCACGCTGGTGCGCTCTTTCTATTTGTAGTCCTGCTTAAAAGTTTACCTGGCCGGGTATGTATGGTACATGTGTTCTGAACGTGTGAGGAAATAGCAAAAAGGAGGGCGGCCATGCCGGATTTTCAATTGGTTAGTGATTTTAAGCCCACAGGTGACCAGCCCAAAGCGATTGAGCAATTGCTGGAGGGGCTGAACCTGGGCTATCCCAAGCAAACCCTTTTGGGGGTGACCGGGAGCGGCAAAACATTTACCATGGCCAATCTTATTGCGCGCGCCAATCGTCCGGCGCTGATTTTTGAGCCGAATAAAACCTTGGCCGCTCAGTTGTACAGCGAATTTAAGGCTTTCTTTCCGCATAATGCGGTGGAGTATTTTGTCAGCTATTATGATTATTACCAGCCGGAAGCCTATGTGGCACGCACCGATACCTTTATTGAAAAAGACGCCCAGATCAATGAGGAAATAGAAAAGTTGCGCCACAGTGCGACGGCCTCTCTTTTGGAACGGCGGGATGTCATCATCGTGGCCTCCGTGTCCTGTATTTACGGCTTAGGGTCGCCGGATTTTTACAAAGACCGGGTTTTAAACCTGCGGGTCGGGCAAGAAGTGGACCGGGATGATATTTTACGGCGCCTGGTGGAAATTCAATTTGAACGCAATGATGTGGATTTTAAGCGCGGGACCTTCCGGGTGCGGGGGGATGTGGTGGACGTCTTTCCGCCCTCCTCAAGCGATAAGAGCATCCGCATTGAATTTTTCGGCGATGAGGTGGACCGGATCAGCGAAGTGGAAGCGGTGACCGGTAAGACGGTGGGTGTGCGCAAGCATGTGGCCATTTATCCGAATACCCACTACGTGACCTCGCCGGCCTACATGGAAACGGCCATCCGCAATATTGAAGCGGAAATGCGGGAGCAAATTGCCAAATTTGAAAGCGAAGGGAAGCTGATTGAGGCTCAGCGCATCGGTGAGCGGACGCGGTATGATTTGGAAATGTTGCGGGAACTGGGTTTTTGCTCCGGGGTGGAAAATTATTCACGGCCCTTGGCCGGGCGGCCGCCGGGCTCTACGCCTTACACCCTCTTGGACTTTTTTCCGGAAGACTTTATTACCTTTATTGATGAAAGCCATGTGGCCGTACCACAAATCGGCGGCATGTACGCCGGAGACCGGTCTCGCAAGGAAAACTTGGTCAACTACGGCTTTCGCTTGCCGTCTGCCTTAGACAATAGGCCGCTGACCTTTGATGAATTTGAAGCGCGGGTGCGGCAGACCGTTTACGTTTCTGCAACGCCCGGTCCCTATGAACAAGAACATGCCCTGCAGACCGTTGAACAGATTATTCGCCCCACCGGGCTCTTGGATCCGCCCATTGAAGTGCGGCCAATTTTGGGGCAGATTGATGACCTGATGGACGAATGTCGCTTGCGGACTGAACGGGATGAGCGCGTCCTGGTCACCACCTTGACCAAGCGGATGGCTGAAGACTTGACGGATTACCTGGCCAATGCGGGCATCCGGGTGCGTTATTTGCACAGTGAAGTTAAAACCCTGGAGCGGATGGAAATCTTGCGAGACCTGCGGTTGGGCAAATTTGACGTATTGGTGGGGATCAACCTCCTGCGTGAAGGGTTGGACTTGCCGGAAGTCTCCCTGGTGGCCATCCTGGATGCGGATAAAGAGGGCTTTTTGCGGAGCGAACGGTCAATGATCCAGACCGTCGGCCGGGCGGCCCGTAATGCCAACGGCAGGGTCATCATGTACGCCGATACCATTACCGGGTCCATGCGTCGCACCATTGATGAAACTGACCGGCGACGTAGGATTCAGATGGCCTACAATGAGGCCCACGGCATAACCCCGGAAACCATTCGCAAGCGGGTGGCTGATGACATCCGGGCCACGGAAAAGGTGGCTGAAGAAGAGCCGACCTATCTCTTGCGGGACGTTCCTCCGGACCGAAAGGGGCGGAAACAGCACCTGCAAATTTTAGAAAAGGCCATGAAAGAGGCGGCTAAGAACCTGGAGTTTGAAGTGGCGGCAGAATTAAGGGATGAAATTCGCCGCATTCAAAATGGCGGTCGTTAAAAGACCGCTTATGTTTGGAAGGGAGGCCTTATGGCTCAAGAATTTATTCGCATCCGTGGGGCGCGGGTGAATAACCTAAAAAATATTAACTTGGATATTCCGCGGGAAAAGCTGGTGGTGGTTACCGGCTTGTCCGGGTCGGGAAAATCCTCCCTGGCCTTTGACACCATTTACGCAGAGGGGCAGCGGCGCTATGTTGAGTCCCTGTCCTCCTATGCGCGCATGTTCTTAGGTCAGATGGATAAGCCGGATGTCGATGAAATCTCCGGCCTGTCGCCGGCGATTTCCATAGACCAGAAAACCACCAGCCGTAATCCGCGCTCCACGGTGGGAACGGTAACGGAGATCTATGATTACCTGCGCCTGCTCTTTGCCCGGGTGGGTCAGGCCCATTGCCCCGAGTGTGGGAAGCCGATTACCCGCCAGACGGTGGATCAAATGGTAGACCAGCTGATGACCCTGCCGGAAGGCAGTCGCTTACAAATATTGGCGCCGGCGGTGCAGAATCGCAAGGGAGAATTTAAGCGCCTTTTAGACCAATTCCGCCAGGCCGGCTATATCCGGGTGCGCATTGACGGCGAGACCTATGATTTGGCCGAAGACATCCAGCTGGCAAAGAACAAGCGGCATGATGTGCAGGTGGTGATTGATCGGATTAAGGTGCGCCCTGAGGTGGAGAGCCGGCTGGCCGGGTCGCTGCAGACGGCGCTGGAAATTGCCGATGGCGAGGTGTGGGTGGATGCGGATGGCGACCTATTGCGCTTCAGTGAACATTTTGCCTGTACCGATTGTCACCTATCTATGCCGGAAATCAGCCCCCAGCTTTTTTCCTTTAACAACCCTCTGGGGGCCTGCCCGCATTGCGATGGCATCGGCGTCATCCGGGCCCTGGACCCGGACTTAATCATTGAAGATCCGGCCATGACCTTGGCGGAGGGGGTTTTAAGACCCTGGCGCAGAGGGTCCGCTTCCGATTTTTATCCAAAAATGCTGGCGGCTTTGGCGGAACTTCGGGGCATAGACATGGAAAAGCCGTGGAAGTCTTTGCCCAAAGCGGACCGGGACTTTATCCTTTATGGCGGCGATCACCCGACCTTGCGCTTTTCCTACACCAACCTATTTAAAGAAAAGAAGACCTACCGCAAACCCTTTGAAGGCTTAATTCCCAATTTAGAGCGGCGCTATAAAAACAGCAGCAGCGATTATGTGCGGCAGGAAATTGAGACCTATATGGTTTCGCAGACCTGCGACCATTGCCAGGGGCGGCGGTTGCGTCCGGAAGCCTTGGCGGTGACCGTGGGTGGCAAGAATATTGCTGAACTCACCGAGCACAATATTGCAGATGGGCTGGACTTTTTTGAAGGGCTGGAACTGAACGAACGGGAGGCCTATATCTCCCGGCTGATCACCAAAGAAATTATTGAACGGTTGCGGTTTTTGGCCAACGTCGGCCTGAACTACCTGACCCTGGACCGGATGGCAGGCTCTCTTTCCGGCGGTGAAGCCCAGCGCATCCGCTTAGCGACCCAGATTGGCTCCGGCTTGGTGGGGGTTCTATACATTTTAGACGAACCGTCCATCGGGCTACACCAGCGGGATAACGACCGGCTGATCAAGACCCTGCGTCATTTGACAGACCTGGGCAATACCCTGATTGTGGTGGAACACGACGATGAAACCATGCGGGCAGCCGATTTCCTCGTTGATGTCGGGCCGGGTGCCGGTGAACATGGCGGTGAAATCATCGCCAGCGGGACGCCGGAAGAAGTGATGGCCAATGAGGCCTCTATCACCGGGCGCTACCTGTCCGGCCAGGAAACCATTCCGGTACCGGCCTCGCGGCGGCCGGTTGATCCGGACCGGCACTTGCGCGTCTTAGGGGCCCGGGAAAATAATTTGCATGGCATAGATGTGACCTTTCCGCTGGGTGTTTTTACCTGCGTGACGGGTGTTTCCGGCAGCGGTAAATCGACCCTGGTGAACGATATTTTAAACCAAGCCCTGGAGAAACACCTGTACAGCCAGTCCAAAGCCCGGCCGGGTGCGCATAAGGGCCTTGAGGGTCTGGACCAGGTGGATAAAGTGGTGAACATCGACCAAAGCCCCATCGGTCGCACGCCCCGCTCCAACCCGGCGACCTACACCGGCGTTTTTGACGCCATCCGCCAGCTCTTTGCCGACACCAAGGAAGCTCAGATTCGCGGCTATAAGCCGGGGCGCTTCAGTTTTAACGTTAAAGGCGGTCGCTGTGAAGCCTGTCGCGGTGACGGCATCATTAAAATAGAGATGCATTTTCTGCCGGATGTATATGTTCCCTGTGAAGTCTGCCATGGCAAGCGGTATAACCGGGAAACCCTGGAGGTGCATTACCGGGGCAAAACCATCGCCGATGTCTTGGAAATGACGGCAGAAGAGGCGTTGGGCTTTTTTGAAAATATTCCCCGCGTGGCCAATAAGCTGCAAACCATTGTTGATGTGGGCCTGGGCTACATCCGCCTGGGGCAGCCGGCCACCACCCTGTCCGGCGGCGAGGCCCAACGGGTTAAGCTGGCCAGCGAACTGTCCAAGCGCCCCACCGGGAAAACCGTTTACATTCTCGATGAACCCACCACCGGTTTACACGCAGCGGATATTAAAAAATTACTGGCTGTTTTAAACAGGTTGGTTGATGCCGGTGAAACGGTTATTGTCATTGAGCACAACCTTGACGTCATTAAATGTGCCGACCACATCATCGATTTAGGCCCTGAAGGTGGGTCCGGCGGCGGCCGTATTGTTGCAGTCGGCTCCCCTGAAGTGGTGGCAAAAAAGAAAAAAAGCTACACCGGCCAATTTTTGGCGCCTGTTTTGGCGCGTGGCTGGTAAAGGATCCTACCTGCCCTGGCGCGTTGCCGCCGGGGCATTTTTATTTTGCTGCAAATAAGACTTGATAAATAAAGCATGTGGCTTATAATTATAGGAAAGATAAAATTATTTAATAAGTCCTCTGCGGATTGAGGTGAAAGACGATGGCTCAGATCATGACCGTATTGGTTTACGGTGAAGAATGCGACAGAACCTTGGAAGAACTGCTGGATTACTTCCGGACCACGCTGCACAGCGGGTATCTGGATATGTTTGCCCATCGGTTTAACCAACGGTCCATTTTTATTAAGGATTTGGCAGGTTTTAGCCTGCCGCATCAAGCGGCCTGTGAAGCCATGCGCCGTTTTATGGATGCGGTTCATGCGGCCGATGACCTCCGGGACCACTTTGACAACGCCGATTTTTTCATCAAAACCCTTGAGATCATGGCCGATCGCCTTTACCAACTGGATCCGAAAATGGATTTGACCAGTTGCATCACCCGTACGGAAAACATTCAGAACAACATCAAGTATTATCTGGTGGCGCTTGAAAGGCAGGGCCTGCCGGCTGACCCCGCCAATCAGCTGGAGGATTAGGGTCTATGCTTTTGCATTATGCTGACAATTGACAAGTTTGCATTAAGGCTATAAAATGAAATCAATCAATATTGTAAAAATTGTTTTTTTATAGGAGGCTTCCGCATGGCAAAAGAAAAATTTGAACGCACAAAACCGCACGTAAACATCGGCACCATCGGTCACGTTGACCATGGTAAAACGACCACCACCGCCGCCATCACCGCCGTATTGGCCCAAGAAGGCAAGGCAAAAGACACCAAATTTGACGAAATCGACAAAGCCCCGGAAGAACGTGAACGCGGTATTACCATCAATACCTCCCACGTAGAATACGAAACCGACGCGCGCCACTACGCCCACGTCGACTGCCCGGGCCACGCCGACTACGTTAAAAACATGATCACCGGCGCAGCCCAAATGGACGGCGCCATCCTCGTCGTCTCCGCAGCAGACGGCCCCATGCCCCAAACCCGCGAGCACATCCTCTTAGCCCGTCAAGTAGGCGTACCCTACATCGTCGTATTCATGAACAAATGCGACCTCGTAGACGACGAAGAACTCCTTGAACTCGTCGAAATGGAAATTCGCGAACTCTTAAGCGAATACGACTTCCCCGGCGACGACATCCCCGTCGTTCGCGGCAGCGCCTACCAAGCCCTGCAAGACCCCACCGGTCAATGGGCAGAAGGCATCAAAGAACTCATGCAAGCCGTTGACGACTACATCCCCACCCCGGAACGCGACATTGACAAACCCTTCCTCATGCCCGTCGAAGACGTCTTCTCCATCACCGGGCGCGGCACCGTCGCCACCGGCCGTGTCGAACGCGGACAGCTTAAAATCGGCGACGAACTCGAAATCGTCGGCATCACCGAACAGACCAAGAAAACCGTCTGCACCGGCGTAGAAATGTTCCGCAAACAACTCGACTACGCAGAAGCCGGCGACAACATCGGCGCCCTCCTGCGCGGCATCGACAAAGACCAAATCGAACGTGGTCAAGTCCTGGCTAAACCCGGAACCATCACCCCCCACACCAAATTCGAAAGCGAAGTTTACGTCCTGACCAAAGAAGAAGGCGGCCGACACAAACCCTTCTTTGACGGCTACCGTCCGCAATTTTACTTCCGGACCACCGACGTAACCGGCGTCATCGAATTGCCCGAAGGCACCGAAATGGTCATGCCCGGGGACAACGTCAAAATGACCGTCGAACTCATCAGCCCCATCGCCATGGAAGAAGGCCTGCGTTTCGCTATCCGCGAAGGCGGCCACACCGTCGGCGCCGGCGTTGTTGCTAAAATCGACAAATAATTAAGCTGATCAATAAAAAAGAGCAAGTGCTGGGCGCTTGCTCTTTTTGTGTGCCACCTGTTTTTGGTCTTATGTTACAATGGGCTGGGAGGTAGAGCATATGACAGTCAATATTAACCGCGATAAATGCGTGGGCTGCGGGCTGTGCGTCAACGATTGTCCTGCGCATATTTTGGCTTTGGAAGAGGATAAGGCTGTACAAAAAAGTAAGGGCTGCATTTTTTGCGGTCACTGCGTCGCTGTGTGCCCGGTGCAGGCGGTCAGCTTGCCCGCCCTCAACAGGGCGCCCAATAAAGAGCTGGCGGCCGAGGCCTTGCCGGACAATGTGGCCGATCTTGTTTATCGGCTGATGTGCGAACGGCGGTCTATCCGCCAGTTTAACGGTGCCCCTGTTCCAGAGACGGTGATGGAGCGGCTCATGGAAGTGGCCCGCCTGTCCCCGAGTGCCGGCAACCGTCAGCCGCTTCGGTATATTCTCGTTGAAGAGCACCTGGCGGCGCTTAGGGAAGGGGCCATGGAGGCGCTCAAAGCCTTTGTTCAACAACCGGAGGAGCATCCCTACCGTCATTTCTTTAAGGTCATGCTTGCCGAATATGAAGCCGGCCGAGACCCCCTCTTTTGGCAGGCGCCGCAACTGCTTTTACTGGTGCGCCCCAAGGATAGGGATGTGAACGATGCGCCGATTGCGGCCGGTCGCATTGAACTTTTGGCGCATGCGGAAGGCTACGGGGCCTGCTTTATCGGCTTTATCACCGCCATTTTGGCGGAAAATGCTCCCCTGCGTGAATTGGTCGGTTTGAAGCCGGATGAAGTGGCCCAATGTGCGCTCATCTTAGGCGAACCGGCGGTCCGCTACCATCGCGAGGTGGCACGTCGCCCTCTGCGGCTCACCCGCTTATAGGAAATATAGGAAAAGACCTCTCCGTCGCTAGACGGAGAGGTCTTTTTAGTGGTCCTCTTTACGCACCTCTTTAATATAATTATAAATGCTGTAGCGAGAAACGCCTAAGGCGTCAGCAATCAGGCGGACGCTGTTTTGGATTTGTAAAATCCCGCGCTTGTCCAAGTCCCGGACGACTTTTAAGCGGTCGGCCTTTTTGAAATTTGAAACCGGTTTATTGGTTGACTGGATGCTGGCCTGGATAATGGGCGCCAGGGCGGAGGGCGTATTAATGCCTAAAATATCCAGGTCTTCCTGGTCTGAGGACGTTTGTAAAAAATTCATCAGCGTGTACTGCATGGCCTCCACCTGGGTGCAGTCGTAATTGATGCAAAAAGCGATGTTGCGGCCACCAATTTTTTTAACAATGGTCGAGGACTTGAGTGAGGGCCCATTTTTTCGAATTTTTTTCTTGTAGTTGAGATAAACGTTTTCATCTGTGTTGCGGACGCGGGCTTTGGCCTCGTCAATCAAGGGCGATCCAACTTCACGTCCGGTCACATGACCGTTATAGATGTACAGGACCGCCTTTTCCGGTGTATCCAAATCGGAAATGCAGACCTCGCAATCCTTCCCGAAGGTTAGCGCAATGGCTTCGCCGATTTGATTCAAGAGTTCAAGCACATCATTTTCCGGAACAGACCCCATCAAGATCCCTCCTATTTGTAGGAACATTCAACATAATTTAAAAAAAGTATAGCATGAGATGTCAAAGACCACAAGGGCTTGCAGGAAAATCCCACTTGAGCCGGCTGTGATTTATGCAATTGCGAATGGCCATCCAGGCGGGGAAGAGGCATTTGAAAAAAGTCAGGGGGCATGCGCTTAGCTACCCATCAGGACGCCTCCATTGATAGACAAGAGCTGTTGAACAGTTGAAAATAAAGTTGGTCTGACGCCAACATTGAGGTAAAAATATGTTGAAAAATAAAAAATATCTATAAAAATGTTGAAAAAAATCAAAAGTGTGATAGGATAGAACTAAGCAATGTACCACTGTTATGGAGAAGTGATAAGGAGAGGATGAAATCCATTATGAAAGAACTGCTGACCGGTAACGAGGCATTTGCACGCGGCGTCATCGATGCCGGCGTTCATTTCGCTTCCGCCTATCCGGGGACGCCGTCCAGTGAAATTTTGAAAAACATCGCCTTGGACGACCGTCTCGTTGCAGAATGGGCCCCCAATGAAAAGGTGGCCATGGAAAGCGCCATCGGTGCTTCCATCGCTGGCGGACGTGCTTTTGCAAGCATGAAGCACGTTGGCCTGAACGTTGCCGCCGACCCCTTTATGACCTACGCTTACATGGGTGTGCATGGCGGCTTTGTTTTCGTTTCTGCAGACGACCCGGGACAACATTCCTCACAGAACGAGCAGGACAACCGTAACTTTGCCAAGTTTGGCAAAGTGGCCATGTTGGAACCGTCAGATAGCCAAGAGTGCTATGACATGGTGCGCGAGGCCTATGAGTTATCAGAAGAACTGAACACCATTGTGATGGTACGGTCTACAACCCGTATTTCTCACGCTAAGAGTTTGGTGGAAACCCGGGAGCGGAAAGAAGTCCCCATTCAGCCGCTGTGGGATCGGGCAACGAACATGCAGCACTTCGGTTCGGCGCCTTCTTCCTCCAAACCGAACCGCCGCCTGCTGGATGCGCGTCAACCGAAAATGCGCGCAGCTGCTGAAGCATCGCCTTTCAATACGGTTGAGGACAACGGCGCCGATATCGGCATCGTCACTTCCGGCGCGGCCTATAATTACGTTAAAGAAGTTTTCGGCGATCAGGCAAATATTTTAAAACTTGGCTTTACCTGCCCCCTGCCGCTGGATAAAATTCGCGAATTTGCCGGCACCGTTAAAAAGCTTTATGTCGTCGAAGAGCTTGACCCGTTTATGGAAGAGCAAATCAAAGCTGCCGGCATTGACTGCATCGGCAAGGAAGTCATTCCGGCTGTGGACGAATTAAACCCTGGGATCATCGCCAAGGCCCTCTTAGGGGAAGACCATAAGGGCATTCAAATCGATCCGAAAGATTTGATCCCGCGTCCGCCGACCATGTGTGCCGGCTGCCCGCACCGGTCCTTCTTCTATGCGTTGGGCAAACGGAAGAATTGCTATATTTCCAATGACATCGGCTGCTATACCCTGGGCGGGTATGAACCGCTTTTCTGCTTGGACAGCGGGATCTGCATGGGCAGTGCGACGGCCGTTGGCCATGGGGTGGCCAAAATTCTCCAGCAGTCCGGTGAAGAAAAACGGGTTGTTGCCGTGATGGGGGACAGTACCTTCTTCGCCACCGGCATGAATGGGTTGGAAAACTCCCTGTACAACGGCTCTAACCTGATTACCGTCGTTCTAGACAACCGGATCACCGCCATGACCGGGCACCAGGAAAACCCCGGCTCCGGC carries:
- the uvrB gene encoding excinuclease ABC subunit UvrB — translated: MPDFQLVSDFKPTGDQPKAIEQLLEGLNLGYPKQTLLGVTGSGKTFTMANLIARANRPALIFEPNKTLAAQLYSEFKAFFPHNAVEYFVSYYDYYQPEAYVARTDTFIEKDAQINEEIEKLRHSATASLLERRDVIIVASVSCIYGLGSPDFYKDRVLNLRVGQEVDRDDILRRLVEIQFERNDVDFKRGTFRVRGDVVDVFPPSSSDKSIRIEFFGDEVDRISEVEAVTGKTVGVRKHVAIYPNTHYVTSPAYMETAIRNIEAEMREQIAKFESEGKLIEAQRIGERTRYDLEMLRELGFCSGVENYSRPLAGRPPGSTPYTLLDFFPEDFITFIDESHVAVPQIGGMYAGDRSRKENLVNYGFRLPSALDNRPLTFDEFEARVRQTVYVSATPGPYEQEHALQTVEQIIRPTGLLDPPIEVRPILGQIDDLMDECRLRTERDERVLVTTLTKRMAEDLTDYLANAGIRVRYLHSEVKTLERMEILRDLRLGKFDVLVGINLLREGLDLPEVSLVAILDADKEGFLRSERSMIQTVGRAARNANGRVIMYADTITGSMRRTIDETDRRRRIQMAYNEAHGITPETIRKRVADDIRATEKVAEEEPTYLLRDVPPDRKGRKQHLQILEKAMKEAAKNLEFEVAAELRDEIRRIQNGGR
- the uvrA gene encoding excinuclease ABC subunit UvrA, producing the protein MAQEFIRIRGARVNNLKNINLDIPREKLVVVTGLSGSGKSSLAFDTIYAEGQRRYVESLSSYARMFLGQMDKPDVDEISGLSPAISIDQKTTSRNPRSTVGTVTEIYDYLRLLFARVGQAHCPECGKPITRQTVDQMVDQLMTLPEGSRLQILAPAVQNRKGEFKRLLDQFRQAGYIRVRIDGETYDLAEDIQLAKNKRHDVQVVIDRIKVRPEVESRLAGSLQTALEIADGEVWVDADGDLLRFSEHFACTDCHLSMPEISPQLFSFNNPLGACPHCDGIGVIRALDPDLIIEDPAMTLAEGVLRPWRRGSASDFYPKMLAALAELRGIDMEKPWKSLPKADRDFILYGGDHPTLRFSYTNLFKEKKTYRKPFEGLIPNLERRYKNSSSDYVRQEIETYMVSQTCDHCQGRRLRPEALAVTVGGKNIAELTEHNIADGLDFFEGLELNEREAYISRLITKEIIERLRFLANVGLNYLTLDRMAGSLSGGEAQRIRLATQIGSGLVGVLYILDEPSIGLHQRDNDRLIKTLRHLTDLGNTLIVVEHDDETMRAADFLVDVGPGAGEHGGEIIASGTPEEVMANEASITGRYLSGQETIPVPASRRPVDPDRHLRVLGARENNLHGIDVTFPLGVFTCVTGVSGSGKSTLVNDILNQALEKHLYSQSKARPGAHKGLEGLDQVDKVVNIDQSPIGRTPRSNPATYTGVFDAIRQLFADTKEAQIRGYKPGRFSFNVKGGRCEACRGDGIIKIEMHFLPDVYVPCEVCHGKRYNRETLEVHYRGKTIADVLEMTAEEALGFFENIPRVANKLQTIVDVGLGYIRLGQPATTLSGGEAQRVKLASELSKRPTGKTVYILDEPTTGLHAADIKKLLAVLNRLVDAGETVIVIEHNLDVIKCADHIIDLGPEGGSGGGRIVAVGSPEVVAKKKKSYTGQFLAPVLARGW
- the tuf gene encoding elongation factor Tu, with protein sequence MAKEKFERTKPHVNIGTIGHVDHGKTTTTAAITAVLAQEGKAKDTKFDEIDKAPEERERGITINTSHVEYETDARHYAHVDCPGHADYVKNMITGAAQMDGAILVVSAADGPMPQTREHILLARQVGVPYIVVFMNKCDLVDDEELLELVEMEIRELLSEYDFPGDDIPVVRGSAYQALQDPTGQWAEGIKELMQAVDDYIPTPERDIDKPFLMPVEDVFSITGRGTVATGRVERGQLKIGDELEIVGITEQTKKTVCTGVEMFRKQLDYAEAGDNIGALLRGIDKDQIERGQVLAKPGTITPHTKFESEVYVLTKEEGGRHKPFFDGYRPQFYFRTTDVTGVIELPEGTEMVMPGDNVKMTVELISPIAMEEGLRFAIREGGHTVGAGVVAKIDK
- a CDS encoding nitroreductase family protein is translated as MTVNINRDKCVGCGLCVNDCPAHILALEEDKAVQKSKGCIFCGHCVAVCPVQAVSLPALNRAPNKELAAEALPDNVADLVYRLMCERRSIRQFNGAPVPETVMERLMEVARLSPSAGNRQPLRYILVEEHLAALREGAMEALKAFVQQPEEHPYRHFFKVMLAEYEAGRDPLFWQAPQLLLLVRPKDRDVNDAPIAAGRIELLAHAEGYGACFIGFITAILAENAPLRELVGLKPDEVAQCALILGEPAVRYHREVARRPLRLTRL
- a CDS encoding helix-turn-helix transcriptional regulator, which encodes MGSVPENDVLELLNQIGEAIALTFGKDCEVCISDLDTPEKAVLYIYNGHVTGREVGSPLIDEAKARVRNTDENVYLNYKKKIRKNGPSLKSSTIVKKIGGRNIAFCINYDCTQVEAMQYTLMNFLQTSSDQEDLDILGINTPSALAPIIQASIQSTNKPVSNFKKADRLKVVRDLDKRGILQIQNSVRLIADALGVSRYSIYNYIKEVRKEDH
- the iorA gene encoding indolepyruvate ferredoxin oxidoreductase subunit alpha, which codes for MKELLTGNEAFARGVIDAGVHFASAYPGTPSSEILKNIALDDRLVAEWAPNEKVAMESAIGASIAGGRAFASMKHVGLNVAADPFMTYAYMGVHGGFVFVSADDPGQHSSQNEQDNRNFAKFGKVAMLEPSDSQECYDMVREAYELSEELNTIVMVRSTTRISHAKSLVETRERKEVPIQPLWDRATNMQHFGSAPSSSKPNRRLLDARQPKMRAAAEASPFNTVEDNGADIGIVTSGAAYNYVKEVFGDQANILKLGFTCPLPLDKIREFAGTVKKLYVVEELDPFMEEQIKAAGIDCIGKEVIPAVDELNPGIIAKALLGEDHKGIQIDPKDLIPRPPTMCAGCPHRSFFYALGKRKNCYISNDIGCYTLGGYEPLFCLDSGICMGSATAVGHGVAKILQQSGEEKRVVAVMGDSTFFATGMNGLENSLYNGSNLITVVLDNRITAMTGHQENPGSGFTAQGEISHMVSVEEVARAFGCKLIRTVNPHDQKATNDALDWAFAQTEPCVIISRYPCALKKYTEADLEEFGPLNRRFTVDQDVCIGCKKCTRTGCPAIIFQTEIKKSSIDRNQCLGCSLCSQVCPVKAIHAVGEPCLGKETQKK